DNA from Mucilaginibacter mallensis:
TTGCCGGTTTAAGATTTTTCGAGCTGATGTTTACCTGTATTTTACCGGGCTTACTCGTAGTTTGTATATATGCAAGAAGCCGCCCATGCAGGGCATTCCTTTTATCAGCCTGATAACTTTCATGACTGCTAAGACTACCGCTTTCCAACCCCAATAAACGGGCCGGACCTGTTAGTTGAATGCTGATCTCATCGGTGGCACTGTAAACTGGGTTGCCCTTATCATCAGTTACCTGTATCTCAACCTGGCTTAATCCTTTTGTATTAGCTTTGAACAACGTTTTACTGGTTACGGTGCTAATTTTTGCTGCATCACCAGCGGTTTTAATGGAATAGCTGCTTACCTTAACACCATTATTATAACCCTTAACCAACAATTCACCGGGTTGATAATCTACATCCCATTGCGGAATCTGACCTTTTGCTTCCGCTCTTGATTTTTTGCCTAATGATTGCCCATTTAAAAAGAGCTCGGCCTGCTGGCAATTCGTGTAACATTCAACTTGTATTTTATTGCCCGGCTGCCAGTTCCATGCCGGGTTCATTTCCCAGCGATCGCGGCGGTTGCTATCGGCAGGCGTAATTTCTCTGCCGATAAGATATACCATTGGCTTATCGGCCCACAGGCTTTGTCTGTAATAATATCCCGGCTTTTTAAACCCTGCCAGATCAAGCAAACCTGCGCCACTGCTTCTTTGCGGCCATTTGCCGGCCTCGCCCATGTAATCTATACCAGTCCACAGAAATTGTGCTGAGATGTAGGCATTGGTATCAACCGCATCCCATGCCTGTTTTCTCATGCTATTCTCACTGCCATAAATCACCCGCTCCGGATATTTCTTATGATCTTCGGGATAGCGGTATTCCTGGTAATTATAACCCACTATATCCAACACTTCGGGGTAACCCACTTCGTTCGACATTACTACTCCTGCCAACGCCGCGGTAACCGGGCGTGACTGATCGATCAACTTAACTACCTTAGCCAATTGCTTTGCAATAACCGTAAGTCCGCTTGCGGGCGGGTGATCAGGCAAATAACCCTTGCCATATATCTGTGGATTTATGCCGGTGTTTAATACTTTATCGCTATAAGGGTCATTAGGGTAATCAATTTCATTACCGATGCTCCACATAATAATGGATGGATGATTCCTGTCCCGCAGGATCATATCGCCAAGATCACGGTCGGCCCATTCTTTAAAATATTCATGATAACCATCTTTTGATGGTGTACCTACGTTCCAGCCCTTAACCCATTTATTTTTACCAATCGCCCATTCATCAAAAGCTTCATCCATTACTAAAAAGCCCATTTCATCGGCTAATTTATATAGATAATCAGCATGAGGGTTATGGCTCAGGCGCAGCGCGTTTATACCTGCTTCTTTTAGGGTTTTAAGTCGGCGCACCCAAACTTCCTCGGGCACGGCAACTCCCAAAGCACCGGCATCGTCATGGATACATACGCCTTTTATCTTGGTGCTTTTGCCATTTAAAAAGAAGCCTTTATCCTTATCAAAACGGATGCTGCGGATACCTGCCTGCTGGTTTATCTGGTCAATTAGTTTACCATTTTGCAATACCTGTACCTGCAACTGATATAGGTACGGGTGCTCGATACTCCATAATTGTGGTGAAGTAACCTGACTATTGAGGTCAACTTCATTCTCTCCTTTTTTTGCGACAAGTGGCTTTTGAATTGATGCAACAGCCTTACCTAATGCATCAAGTAAATTAACTTTAAGATTAACACCCGCAGTTGACGGTTTACTATTAGTAACCGTTACTTTAACTTTTATTGTAGACTTGCTTGCTGACACCTCAGGAGTTGTAAAAGCTACATCCCACAAACCAACATGCACGGGGTTTTTAACAATGAGATATACATTACGATAGATACCTGATCCGGTGTACCACCTTGAATCGGCAAATTCACTGTGATCTACTTTTACAGTAATTGTATTGGGGTCTTTGTAATTCAGGTACGGTGATATTTCATACTGAAATGGGATGAACCCGTTCGGCCTTTTACCTAAGAGATGCCCGTTTATCCATACTTCGCTGTTCTTGTATACACCATCAAAATAAATGTACACTTGCTTAGCAGCCCAGCTTTTATTGGCCGTGAAAGTTTTCTTATACCACCCGATGCCACCGGGCAAATAGCCCGTAGCGCTGGCCCACTCCTCACTAAAGGGCTCTTCAATACTCCAATCGTGCGGTAATTGTACAGATTTCCACGAAAGATCCGTAGTGCCTCCTGTACTGCCACCGGTAAGATCACCTTTGTGAAACAGCCAGGCATCATTAAATAAAACGGGCGCACCAACATTGGTTTGCGCTCTTAATGCCTGGGGTAACAGCAAAATGATAAACAGATAAAAGATACAGGATTTATTTTTTTTCATTGGATGTATATGCTATTGAATAGTTCCGGTTATTGTGGTGATTGATTTACTTTGGATTGATATTTTGTTTCCTGCACCAACCATGGTTTGCGAATGCAGATCTGTCGATGCAGATGTGATATATGCCCTCGTATCTGATATTTTATTGCTGCCGGCATTTAAGCTCACAGACACATCTTCAGCATTATTATTAATAATTACGATGATAAGCTTCTTACCATCCTTAAAAGCAGATGTAAGCAATGGACTTTTCAATGAAGATTCACCTGCAACAGCCGCATCAATCCTTATAGCTCCAGGCCTGATGAATCTGCTGTAATTACCCATAGCCCAAAGCATTTTACTGGTATAGAAATTACCGTCGGTTTTATTCTGATCTACATAGATAAGGCCATCCTTATAATCAACCGGAGAAATAGCTGTCCACCATTGCCAAGCTGAGGCATTAGCCGCGGTGAGATCGGTATGGATAACTCTTGCCAAGTACAAGGCCGCATCAATACCCAGATCGCGTTTATTACCGTCTATTTCGCCGGCATTATTGCCGAGGATACAATATTCTGATTCCCAGTAGGACAATCCCGGGACATCACTTACAGCCTGGGTCAACTGTTGCCGCAATTTTATGGCTGATGACATAGGTGATGTAGTAAAATAGCTATGCGCTATGATGGTTTTATCTACATTTTTCAGGTCGCCGATATAATCGGGAGATCCCGTCTTAAAAAAATCATTGATCTGGTTTCCCTTGGCGGGTTTGTCGGCTGCAGAAAATAGGTATGTAATACTGCCTGCTTCGCCAACTAATATTTTTGATTGAACTTTATTTTGAGTGAATGATTTGTCAATTGAACGTACCAAACCGGCAATTTCCGAATTGGTATATGGGCAGCCTTCCTGGCCGCCATCGCTCCAATCCCATTGCGGTTCATTTACCGGGCTGATATAATTAAACTCGATCCCTGCTGCTTTTTTAACTCCCTTTACCACGGTTGACAGGTAATTTGCGAACGCGTCGTATTTATCGGCAGAAAGGTTTGCTTTCCCGCCAGTGGCATA
Protein-coding regions in this window:
- a CDS encoding glycoside hydrolase family 2 TIM barrel-domain containing protein — its product is MKKNKSCIFYLFIILLLPQALRAQTNVGAPVLFNDAWLFHKGDLTGGSTGGTTDLSWKSVQLPHDWSIEEPFSEEWASATGYLPGGIGWYKKTFTANKSWAAKQVYIYFDGVYKNSEVWINGHLLGKRPNGFIPFQYEISPYLNYKDPNTITVKVDHSEFADSRWYTGSGIYRNVYLIVKNPVHVGLWDVAFTTPEVSASKSTIKVKVTVTNSKPSTAGVNLKVNLLDALGKAVASIQKPLVAKKGENEVDLNSQVTSPQLWSIEHPYLYQLQVQVLQNGKLIDQINQQAGIRSIRFDKDKGFFLNGKSTKIKGVCIHDDAGALGVAVPEEVWVRRLKTLKEAGINALRLSHNPHADYLYKLADEMGFLVMDEAFDEWAIGKNKWVKGWNVGTPSKDGYHEYFKEWADRDLGDMILRDRNHPSIIMWSIGNEIDYPNDPYSDKVLNTGINPQIYGKGYLPDHPPASGLTVIAKQLAKVVKLIDQSRPVTAALAGVVMSNEVGYPEVLDIVGYNYQEYRYPEDHKKYPERVIYGSENSMRKQAWDAVDTNAYISAQFLWTGIDYMGEAGKWPQRSSGAGLLDLAGFKKPGYYYRQSLWADKPMVYLIGREITPADSNRRDRWEMNPAWNWQPGNKIQVECYTNCQQAELFLNGQSLGKKSRAEAKGQIPQWDVDYQPGELLVKGYNNGVKVSSYSIKTAGDAAKISTVTSKTLFKANTKGLSQVEIQVTDDKGNPVYSATDEISIQLTGPARLLGLESGSLSSHESYQADKRNALHGRLLAYIQTTSKPGKIQVNISSKNLKPATVLLTVQ
- a CDS encoding glycoside hydrolase — its product is MMITNFIKKLIPVIAPLMLCCSFAKGQDSVVTVNVDLNKTYQHMDNFGASDAWSCQFIGNWPKEKMNKIADLLFSKDTLADGSPKGIALSLWRFNIGAGSTQQADNSGIKNEWRRSASFLNADGTYNWGNQAGQVWFLKAAKTRGVKQFLGFVNSPPVNFTINGKAYATGGKANLSADKYDAFANYLSTVVKGVKKAAGIEFNYISPVNEPQWDWSDGGQEGCPYTNSEIAGLVRSIDKSFTQNKVQSKILVGEAGSITYLFSAADKPAKGNQINDFFKTGSPDYIGDLKNVDKTIIAHSYFTTSPMSSAIKLRQQLTQAVSDVPGLSYWESEYCILGNNAGEIDGNKRDLGIDAALYLARVIHTDLTAANASAWQWWTAISPVDYKDGLIYVDQNKTDGNFYTSKMLWAMGNYSRFIRPGAIRIDAAVAGESSLKSPLLTSAFKDGKKLIIVIINNNAEDVSVSLNAGSNKISDTRAYITSASTDLHSQTMVGAGNKISIQSKSITTITGTIQ